One stretch of Variovorax sp. 54 DNA includes these proteins:
- a CDS encoding Spy/CpxP family protein refolding chaperone, with translation MKHWIKRTLFGFAGLAVVAGSIAGCAGHRHGWGGDSAEFRAKMVERVGSKLELDAAQKQKLTVLAEKLQAQRQAMRGAGGAGDPRSQFKALFAGNTLDQSGAARLIEEKTAVVRTGSPEVIAAAADFFDHLNAAQQQKVRDFMERGGRRWNRHG, from the coding sequence ATGAAGCACTGGATCAAACGAACCCTGTTCGGATTCGCGGGCCTGGCCGTCGTGGCCGGCAGCATCGCCGGCTGTGCCGGCCACCGCCACGGCTGGGGCGGCGACAGCGCCGAGTTCCGCGCCAAGATGGTCGAGCGTGTCGGCAGCAAGCTCGAGCTCGACGCCGCACAGAAGCAGAAGCTCACCGTGCTCGCCGAGAAGCTGCAGGCGCAGCGCCAGGCCATGCGCGGTGCGGGCGGCGCGGGCGATCCGCGCTCGCAGTTCAAGGCACTGTTCGCGGGCAACACGCTCGACCAGTCCGGCGCCGCACGCCTGATCGAAGAGAAGACCGCCGTGGTGCGCACCGGCAGCCCCGAGGTCATCGCCGCCGCGGCCGATTTCTTTGACCACCTGAATGCCGCCCAGCAACAGAAGGTGCGCGACTTCATGGAGCGCGGCGGTCGCCGCTGGAACCGCCATGGCTG
- a CDS encoding DUF4148 domain-containing protein codes for MIVKSSFSLAQLIAVGSFAMLAAAGAKAETYQGVHAPVSAMSRADVSAEAVRTAAAPDQNVVRGSRGPETVAVSTDRARVVAEAVRTAAAPDQNVTSGSRVNSKVISTMQNPVDARAAAARDSSNRL; via the coding sequence ATGATCGTCAAGTCGTCTTTTTCCCTCGCCCAGCTCATCGCTGTCGGTTCCTTCGCCATGCTCGCCGCTGCCGGCGCCAAGGCTGAAACCTACCAAGGCGTTCACGCCCCCGTGTCGGCCATGAGCCGCGCCGACGTCAGCGCCGAAGCCGTGCGCACTGCCGCCGCCCCTGATCAGAACGTCGTGCGGGGTTCGCGCGGCCCCGAGACCGTGGCCGTGTCGACCGACCGTGCCCGCGTCGTCGCCGAAGCCGTGCGCACCGCCGCCGCACCCGACCAGAACGTGACCTCCGGCTCGCGCGTGAACAGCAAGGTCATCTCGACCATGCAGAACCCCGTCGACGCGCGTGCCGCCGCCGCGCGCGACAGCAGCAACCGTCTCTGA
- the ptsP gene encoding phosphoenolpyruvate--protein phosphotransferase — translation MTFAVHGLPVARGIAIGRAVLVVSSRIDVAHYFIKPDEIETEIDRVRTARNAVADELTKLQASVAQMGPNDAPHELAALLEVHQMLLQDDVLSGGVKHWISERLYNAEWALTTQLEIIARQFDEMEDPYLRERKADLEQVVERMLHRMKGTAAVLAPSPPRRKRAAAHHDHDDEDDDPTAGDGFDVPLVLIAHDLSPADMLQFKKSVFAGFVTDVGGRTSHTAIVARSMDIPAIVGARSASQLVRQDDWVIIDGEAGVMIVDPSPIILAEYGFKQRQGDLERGRLARLRHKPAVTLDGQRVELLANIEMPEDTVGAVKAGAVGVGLFRSEFLFMGRENSARQTRLPDEEEQYQAYKRAVEGMQGMPVTIRTIDVGADKPLDGKSASKQEHLNPALGLRAIRWSLADPAMFLTQLRAILRAAAHGEIYLLIPMLAHASEIRQTLSLIDFARAELDNRGAVYGPVKLGAMIEIPAAALTLKTFLKHFDFLSIGTNDLIQYTLAIDRADEAVAHLYDPAHPAVLKLVADTITECRRQGKGVSVCGEMAGDVAFTRLLLGLGLRSFSMHPSRILAVKQEVLRADTGKLEPWARGVLDADDPAAALAG, via the coding sequence ATGACCTTCGCAGTCCACGGCCTCCCTGTCGCCCGTGGCATTGCCATCGGCCGCGCGGTGCTGGTGGTGTCCAGCCGCATCGACGTGGCGCACTACTTCATCAAGCCCGACGAGATCGAGACCGAGATCGACCGCGTGCGCACCGCGCGCAACGCGGTGGCCGACGAGCTCACCAAGCTGCAGGCCAGCGTGGCGCAGATGGGCCCGAACGACGCGCCGCACGAACTCGCGGCGCTGCTCGAGGTGCACCAGATGCTGCTGCAGGACGACGTGCTCAGCGGCGGCGTGAAGCACTGGATCAGCGAGCGGCTGTACAACGCCGAATGGGCGCTGACCACGCAGCTCGAGATCATCGCGCGCCAGTTCGACGAGATGGAGGACCCGTACCTGCGCGAGCGCAAGGCCGACCTCGAACAGGTGGTCGAGCGCATGCTGCATCGCATGAAGGGCACGGCCGCCGTGCTCGCGCCGAGCCCGCCGCGGCGCAAGCGTGCTGCCGCCCATCACGACCACGACGACGAAGACGACGACCCCACCGCGGGCGACGGCTTCGACGTGCCGCTGGTGCTCATTGCGCACGACCTCTCGCCGGCCGACATGCTGCAGTTCAAGAAGAGCGTGTTCGCCGGCTTCGTGACCGACGTGGGCGGGCGCACCTCGCACACCGCCATCGTCGCGCGCAGCATGGACATCCCGGCCATCGTCGGTGCGCGCTCCGCGAGCCAGCTGGTGCGCCAGGACGACTGGGTCATCATCGACGGCGAGGCCGGCGTGATGATCGTCGACCCGTCTCCCATCATCCTGGCCGAGTACGGCTTCAAGCAGCGCCAGGGCGACCTCGAACGCGGCCGGCTCGCGCGGCTGCGCCACAAGCCCGCCGTCACGCTCGACGGCCAGCGCGTCGAGCTGCTGGCCAACATCGAGATGCCCGAAGACACGGTGGGCGCCGTCAAGGCCGGCGCTGTGGGCGTGGGCCTGTTCCGCAGCGAATTCCTCTTCATGGGCCGCGAGAACTCGGCGCGCCAGACGCGCCTGCCCGACGAAGAAGAGCAGTACCAGGCCTACAAGCGTGCGGTCGAGGGCATGCAGGGCATGCCCGTCACCATCCGCACCATCGACGTGGGCGCCGACAAGCCGCTCGACGGCAAGTCGGCCAGCAAGCAGGAGCACCTGAACCCCGCGCTCGGCCTGCGCGCCATCCGCTGGAGCCTGGCCGATCCGGCGATGTTCCTCACGCAGCTGCGCGCCATCCTGCGCGCGGCGGCGCACGGCGAGATCTACCTGCTCATTCCGATGCTCGCGCACGCCAGCGAGATCCGCCAGACGCTGTCGCTGATCGACTTCGCGCGCGCCGAACTCGACAACCGCGGCGCGGTGTACGGCCCGGTCAAGCTCGGCGCCATGATCGAGATCCCGGCCGCCGCGCTCACGCTCAAGACCTTCCTGAAGCACTTCGACTTTTTGTCGATCGGCACCAACGATCTGATCCAGTACACGCTGGCCATCGACCGCGCCGACGAAGCCGTCGCCCACCTCTACGACCCCGCGCACCCCGCGGTGCTCAAGCTCGTGGCCGACACCATCACCGAGTGCCGCCGACAGGGCAAGGGCGTGTCGGTGTGCGGCGAGATGGCGGGCGACGTCGCCTTCACGCGCCTGCTGCTGGGCCTGGGCCTGCGCAGCTTCTCGATGCATCCGTCGCGCATCCTTGCCGTGAAGCAGGAAGTGCTGCGCGCCGACACCGGCAAGCTCGAGCCCTGGGCGCGGGGCGTGCTCGACGCGGACGATCCCGCGGCCGCACTCGCGGGCTGA
- a CDS encoding HPr family phosphocarrier protein: MIKKSVTISNKLGLHARASAKLTKLAGSYPCEVWLSRGDRRINAKSIMGVMMLAAGLGVTVELETNGAQEEEAMNAIVHLMDDKFGEGE; encoded by the coding sequence GTGATCAAGAAATCCGTGACCATCAGCAATAAGCTGGGCCTGCACGCGCGCGCGTCGGCCAAGCTGACCAAGCTCGCGGGCAGCTACCCCTGCGAGGTGTGGCTGTCGCGCGGCGACCGCCGCATCAATGCCAAGAGCATCATGGGCGTCATGATGCTGGCCGCCGGGCTCGGCGTGACCGTCGAGCTCGAGACCAACGGCGCCCAGGAAGAAGAAGCCATGAACGCCATCGTCCATCTCATGGACGACAAGTTCGGCGAAGGCGAATGA
- a CDS encoding PTS sugar transporter subunit IIA, translated as MNSILIIAHSPFAQALRQCALHVFPDCEQAVVALDVLPNVSPEETLAAARITLAQQLHAPRSQVLVLADVFGATPCNVAQKLVDGVRSRLVAGVNLPMLLRAVTYRHEPLDTLVQRALAGGTAGVMQVAVAAPQNQAKRKHSDQEIRDHQQ; from the coding sequence ATGAACAGCATCCTCATCATTGCCCACTCTCCGTTCGCACAGGCGCTGCGGCAGTGCGCGCTGCATGTGTTCCCCGACTGCGAACAGGCGGTCGTGGCACTCGACGTGCTGCCCAACGTGTCGCCCGAAGAAACGCTGGCCGCCGCGCGCATCACGCTCGCACAGCAGTTGCATGCGCCGCGCTCGCAGGTGCTGGTACTGGCCGACGTGTTCGGCGCCACGCCCTGCAACGTCGCACAGAAGCTGGTGGACGGCGTGCGCTCGCGGCTCGTGGCCGGTGTCAACCTGCCGATGCTGCTGCGCGCCGTCACCTACCGCCACGAACCGCTCGACACGCTGGTGCAGCGCGCCCTCGCGGGCGGCACCGCCGGCGTCATGCAGGTGGCGGTGGCGGCTCCCCAGAACCAGGCGAAAAGAAAGCACAGTGATCAAGAAATCCGTGACCATCAGCAATAA
- a CDS encoding TlpA disulfide reductase family protein, which yields MKKYLAAAAVVIALAAGVGVYLGSGSTAAPASTFVLLDGTTKSTADLKGKVTLVNFWATSCVTCVAEMPKVISTYDKYKAKGYDTLAVAMSYDPPSYVVNFAETRKLPFKVAIDNTGSVAQAWGDVKLTPTTFIVNKKGEIVKRYVGEPDFAELHKLIEKLLAEA from the coding sequence ATGAAAAAATACCTCGCTGCTGCCGCCGTCGTGATCGCCCTGGCCGCCGGCGTGGGCGTGTACCTCGGTTCGGGCAGCACGGCCGCCCCGGCCTCGACCTTCGTGCTGCTCGACGGCACCACCAAGAGCACGGCCGACCTGAAGGGCAAGGTCACGCTGGTCAACTTCTGGGCCACGAGCTGCGTGACCTGCGTGGCCGAGATGCCGAAGGTGATCTCGACCTACGACAAGTACAAGGCCAAGGGCTACGACACGCTGGCGGTGGCCATGAGCTACGACCCGCCGAGCTACGTCGTCAACTTCGCCGAAACGCGCAAGCTGCCGTTCAAGGTCGCGATCGACAACACCGGCAGCGTGGCGCAGGCCTGGGGCGACGTGAAGCTCACGCCGACCACCTTCATCGTCAACAAGAAGGGCGAGATCGTGAAGCGCTATGTGGGCGAGCCCGATTTCGCCGAGCTGCACAAGCTGATCGAAAAGCTATTGGCGGAAGCTTGA
- a CDS encoding c-type cytochrome produces the protein MIRFASFALAAACAAMSLPAAAQFAKPEDAIKYRQSALFVMAQHFGRLGAMANGRVPYDAAAAAANAEVVADMAKLPWAGFGTGTEGGKAKPEVWKEDAKFKERQQKLIEETGKLVVAAKAGNLDTLKAQFGATGASCKACHDSFRNQ, from the coding sequence ATGATCCGTTTCGCTTCGTTCGCCCTTGCAGCCGCCTGCGCTGCGATGTCCCTGCCCGCCGCGGCACAGTTCGCCAAGCCCGAAGACGCCATCAAGTACCGCCAGAGCGCGCTGTTCGTGATGGCCCAGCACTTCGGCCGCCTCGGCGCCATGGCCAACGGCCGCGTGCCCTACGACGCCGCCGCGGCTGCTGCCAACGCCGAGGTCGTGGCCGACATGGCCAAGCTGCCCTGGGCTGGCTTCGGCACCGGCACCGAGGGCGGCAAGGCCAAGCCCGAGGTCTGGAAGGAAGATGCCAAGTTCAAGGAACGCCAGCAGAAGCTGATCGAGGAAACCGGCAAGCTGGTGGTCGCCGCCAAGGCCGGCAACCTCGATACCCTCAAGGCCCAGTTCGGTGCGACCGGTGCAAGCTGCAAGGCCTGCCACGACAGCTTCCGCAACCAGTGA
- a CDS encoding cytochrome b/b6 domain-containing protein, whose product MTDTLSVARTRVWDLPTRLFHWALAFAVIGLLVTGLNGIMEWHFRLGYSVLALLLFRLVWGFVGGRWSRFAAFIYAPGSVIAYLRGKSHPDHLIGHTPLGALSVFAVLALLILQVATGLMADDEISASGPLTRFVSGAMVSLATGWHKAQGKWIVIALVSLHVLAVLFYVLVKRHRLVGPMLSGDKPVIAGASNGNGNGNGVPPSRDDAASRTLALVLFALCAGVAFWVASLRV is encoded by the coding sequence ATGACCGACACCCTCTCGGTGGCCCGCACACGCGTCTGGGACCTGCCGACCCGCCTCTTTCACTGGGCGCTCGCCTTCGCCGTGATCGGCCTGCTCGTGACGGGCCTGAACGGCATCATGGAATGGCATTTCCGCCTCGGCTACTCCGTGCTGGCACTGCTGCTGTTCCGGCTGGTCTGGGGTTTCGTGGGCGGGCGCTGGTCGCGCTTTGCCGCCTTCATCTACGCCCCGGGCTCGGTCATCGCCTACCTGCGCGGCAAGTCGCATCCCGACCACCTGATCGGCCACACGCCGCTGGGCGCGCTGTCGGTGTTCGCGGTGCTGGCGCTGCTGATCCTGCAGGTCGCCACCGGGCTGATGGCCGACGACGAGATTTCAGCCTCCGGGCCGCTGACCCGCTTTGTCTCGGGCGCCATGGTGAGCCTGGCGACCGGCTGGCACAAGGCGCAGGGCAAGTGGATCGTGATCGCCCTCGTGAGCCTGCATGTGCTGGCGGTGTTGTTCTATGTGCTGGTGAAGCGGCACCGGCTGGTCGGGCCGATGCTGTCGGGCGACAAGCCGGTGATCGCGGGCGCCTCCAACGGGAACGGGAACGGGAATGGCGTGCCGCCGAGTCGCGACGATGCGGCATCGCGCACGCTGGCGCTGGTGCTGTTCGCGCTGTGCGCGGGCGTGGCGTTCTGGGTGGCGTCGTTGCGCGTATGA
- a CDS encoding GNAT family N-acetyltransferase: MSGFSVSRPLPLSDMPAVVLLTPEEPHEVDAVRAIFRDYAGSLTIDLAFQDFDGELADLPGEYAEPRGTLLLALVDPAHVNEDAGRAAPTLTRADGTLAHVAGCCALRPIDSTDYANAAEMKRLYVRPGFRGLGLGRQLAEAILDAARSAGYACVLLDTLDDMESARALYEDLGFAEVPPYYHNPVAGAHYLKVEL; this comes from the coding sequence ATGAGCGGCTTTTCCGTCTCCCGCCCGCTGCCGCTGTCGGACATGCCGGCCGTGGTGCTTCTCACGCCCGAAGAACCTCACGAGGTCGACGCCGTGCGCGCCATCTTCCGCGACTACGCGGGCTCGCTGACCATCGACCTCGCGTTCCAGGACTTCGACGGCGAGTTGGCCGACCTGCCCGGCGAGTACGCCGAGCCGCGCGGCACCTTGCTGCTGGCGCTGGTCGATCCTGCCCATGTCAATGAAGACGCCGGCCGCGCCGCGCCCACGCTGACGCGCGCCGACGGCACGCTCGCCCACGTGGCGGGCTGCTGCGCGCTGCGCCCGATCGACAGCACGGACTACGCGAACGCGGCGGAAATGAAACGGCTGTATGTGCGCCCCGGGTTCCGAGGGCTCGGGCTCGGCCGACAACTGGCCGAAGCCATCCTGGATGCCGCGCGCAGCGCAGGCTATGCCTGCGTGCTGCTCGACACCCTCGACGACATGGAGTCGGCGCGCGCCCTCTACGAAGACCTGGGCTTCGCGGAGGTGCCGCCCTACTATCACAACCCCGTCGCCGGGGCCCATTACCTCAAAGTCGAGCTGTAG
- a CDS encoding peroxiredoxin, with amino-acid sequence MIKVGDTLPSATLQEYSEVEGEGCSIGPNAVDVAKATAGKTIALFALPGAFTPTCSAKHVPGYVQHFDDFKAAGVDEIWCVSVNDAFVMGAWARDQKTGAKVRMLADGSADFAKATGLTLDLTGRGMGLRSNRYSMLVKDGKVATLNVEGPGKFEVSDADTLLAQARG; translated from the coding sequence ATGATCAAAGTCGGCGACACCCTTCCTTCGGCCACCCTGCAGGAATATTCCGAAGTCGAGGGCGAGGGCTGCAGCATCGGCCCGAACGCGGTCGACGTGGCCAAGGCCACGGCGGGCAAGACCATCGCGCTGTTCGCACTGCCGGGCGCCTTCACGCCCACCTGCTCGGCCAAGCATGTGCCGGGCTACGTGCAGCACTTCGACGACTTCAAGGCCGCCGGCGTGGACGAGATCTGGTGCGTGAGCGTGAACGACGCCTTCGTGATGGGCGCCTGGGCGCGCGACCAGAAGACCGGCGCCAAGGTGCGCATGCTGGCCGACGGCAGCGCCGACTTCGCGAAAGCCACCGGCCTCACGCTCGATCTGACCGGCCGCGGCATGGGCCTGCGCAGCAACCGCTACTCGATGCTCGTGAAGGACGGCAAGGTCGCGACGCTGAACGTCGAAGGCCCGGGCAAGTTCGAAGTGAGCGACGCCGACACGCTGCTGGCGCAAGCCCGCGGCTGA
- the rpsQ gene encoding 30S ribosomal protein S17, producing MTEAKKSLKRTLIGKVVSDKRAKTVTVLVERRVKHELYGKIVAKTSKYHAHDEKGEYKLGDTIEITESRPISKTKNWVVTRLVEKAALV from the coding sequence ATGACGGAAGCTAAAAAATCCCTCAAGCGCACCTTGATCGGCAAGGTGGTCAGCGACAAGCGTGCCAAGACCGTGACCGTGCTGGTCGAGCGCCGTGTGAAGCACGAGCTCTACGGCAAGATCGTGGCCAAGACGAGCAAGTACCACGCCCATGACGAAAAGGGCGAGTACAAGCTGGGCGACACCATCGAGATCACGGAAAGCCGTCCGATCTCGAAGACCAAGAACTGGGTTGTGACCCGTCTGGTCGAGAAGGCCGCCCTGGTCTGA
- the rpmC gene encoding 50S ribosomal protein L29, whose translation MTKAATLRTKDVAGLTAEIKDLQKAHFGLRMQKATQQLSNTTTLRVTRRDIARAKTILAQKEQETQAAK comes from the coding sequence GTGACGAAGGCTGCAACCCTGCGCACGAAGGACGTCGCAGGCTTGACCGCCGAAATCAAAGATCTGCAGAAGGCCCACTTCGGCCTGCGCATGCAGAAAGCCACGCAACAGCTGTCGAACACCACGACGCTGCGCGTGACGCGTCGCGACATCGCTCGCGCCAAGACCATTCTTGCTCAGAAAGAGCAAGAGACCCAAGCCGCCAAGTAA
- the rplP gene encoding 50S ribosomal protein L16, which yields MLQPARRKFRKEQKGRNTGIATTGNSVAFGDFGLKCTDRGRLTARQIEAARRAISRHVKRGGRIWIRVFPDKPISTKPAEVRMGNGKGNPEYYVAEIQPGKIVFEIVGVPEELAREAFRLAAAKLPLRTTFVARQLGA from the coding sequence ATGCTGCAACCTGCACGCAGAAAGTTCCGCAAGGAACAAAAGGGCCGCAACACCGGCATCGCAACCACGGGTAACTCGGTTGCGTTCGGTGATTTCGGTCTCAAATGCACCGACCGCGGCCGCCTCACGGCGCGCCAGATCGAAGCCGCTCGTCGCGCGATTTCGCGTCACGTGAAGCGCGGTGGCCGTATCTGGATCCGCGTGTTCCCGGACAAGCCGATCTCTACCAAGCCCGCTGAAGTGCGGATGGGTAACGGTAAGGGCAACCCCGAGTACTACGTCGCTGAAATTCAGCCTGGCAAGATCGTGTTCGAGATCGTCGGCGTGCCCGAAGAACTCGCCCGCGAAGCGTTCCGCCTGGCCGCCGCCAAGCTTCCGCTGCGTACGACGTTCGTCGCTCGCCAGCTCGGCGCCTGA
- the rpsC gene encoding 30S ribosomal protein S3: MGQKIHPTGFRLAVTRNWSSRWYASDRDFAGMLAEDIKVREYLKKKLKNASVSRVMIERPAKNARITIYSARPGVVIGKKGEDIENLKRELGKQLGVPVAVNIEEVRKPEIDAQLIADSITQQLEKRIMFRRAMKRAMQNAMRLGALGIKIMSSGRLNGIEIARCEWYREGRVPLHTLRADIDYGTSEAKTTYGVIGVKVWVYKGDTLGRNDLPAVETPRPDDERRPRGPRRDGRPGGDRPGGDRRGPGPRAGARGPIGGNTAPADGSDKPAEATGGAGADSKPAVKRVRKAAPAAAADGAKTE, from the coding sequence ATGGGACAGAAAATCCACCCAACCGGGTTCCGCCTTGCGGTTACCCGTAACTGGTCCAGCCGTTGGTACGCAAGCGACCGCGATTTCGCGGGCATGCTGGCCGAAGACATCAAGGTTCGCGAATACCTGAAGAAGAAGCTGAAGAACGCTTCGGTGTCGCGCGTCATGATCGAGCGTCCCGCCAAGAACGCACGCATCACGATCTACTCGGCTCGTCCGGGCGTCGTGATCGGCAAGAAGGGCGAAGACATCGAGAACCTCAAGCGCGAACTGGGCAAGCAGCTCGGCGTGCCGGTTGCGGTCAACATCGAAGAAGTGCGCAAGCCCGAAATCGATGCGCAGCTGATCGCCGACAGCATCACGCAGCAGCTCGAAAAGCGGATCATGTTCCGCCGTGCCATGAAGCGCGCCATGCAAAACGCCATGCGTCTGGGTGCCCTGGGCATCAAGATCATGTCGTCGGGCCGCCTGAACGGCATCGAAATCGCTCGTTGCGAGTGGTACCGCGAAGGTCGCGTGCCCCTTCACACGCTGCGCGCCGACATCGACTACGGCACCTCGGAAGCCAAGACCACGTACGGCGTCATTGGCGTCAAGGTCTGGGTCTACAAGGGCGACACGCTAGGTCGTAACGACCTGCCGGCCGTCGAAACGCCGCGTCCGGACGACGAGCGTCGCCCGCGTGGTCCCCGCCGCGATGGCCGCCCTGGTGGCGACCGTCCGGGTGGCGACCGTCGTGGTCCCGGCCCCCGTGCCGGTGCCCGTGGTCCGATCGGTGGCAACACCGCTCCGGCCGATGGCAGCGACAAGCCCGCAGAAGCAACCGGCGGTGCCGGTGCAGACTCGAAACCCGCCGTTAAGCGCGTCCGCAAAGCCGCGCCCGCTGCAGCAGCGGACGGTGCCAAGACCGAGTAA
- the rplV gene encoding 50S ribosomal protein L22, with amino-acid sequence MSETRAVLRGVRLSVDKGRLVADLIRGKKVDQALNVLQFTQKKAAVIIKKVLESAIANAEHNDGADIDELKVKTIYVEQGATLKRFTARAKGRGNRISKPTCHVYVTVGN; translated from the coding sequence ATGTCTGAAACACGTGCAGTCCTCCGCGGTGTCCGCCTGTCGGTCGACAAGGGCCGTCTGGTCGCGGACCTGATCCGCGGCAAGAAGGTCGATCAAGCGCTCAACGTTCTGCAATTCACGCAGAAAAAGGCCGCTGTGATCATCAAGAAGGTGCTCGAGTCGGCAATTGCCAACGCCGAGCACAACGACGGTGCCGACATCGACGAGCTGAAGGTCAAGACCATCTACGTCGAGCAAGGTGCAACGCTCAAGCGCTTCACGGCGCGCGCCAAGGGTCGCGGCAATCGCATCAGCAAGCCCACGTGCCATGTGTACGTGACGGTTGGCAACTAA
- the rpsS gene encoding 30S ribosomal protein S19 yields MTRSLKKGPFVDHHLVAKADKAVTNKDKKPIKTWSRRSMVLPEFIGLTIAVHNGKQHVPVYITDQMVGHKLGEFALTRTFKGHPADKKVQKK; encoded by the coding sequence ATGACTCGCTCTCTCAAAAAGGGTCCTTTCGTCGACCACCACCTGGTGGCCAAGGCCGACAAGGCCGTGACGAACAAGGACAAGAAGCCGATCAAGACCTGGTCGCGCCGCTCGATGGTTCTGCCCGAGTTCATCGGTCTGACCATCGCTGTGCACAACGGCAAGCAACACGTGCCCGTGTACATCACCGACCAGATGGTCGGCCACAAGCTCGGCGAATTTGCGCTCACGCGCACGTTCAAGGGGCACCCCGCGGACAAAAAAGTCCAGAAGAAGTAA